One Arvicanthis niloticus isolate mArvNil1 chromosome X, mArvNil1.pat.X, whole genome shotgun sequence genomic window, GATTTTTCAAGGTTTTTGCCAGAGGTCATGACCCCTCAGCTTCCAGCTCATTTCCTACCTCAACTGAGTACTCTGTGCCTTGCCCTGTGCACTTCTATAATGTCTGCAGCTGTGCTGCTTGGGCCTGCAGCCTCTAACCTGTGACCTAAATATGCTTTTGGATGAGTTATGCCAAGTGTAGCCATTCATTCCTGAATCCAGAGTTTCCATTAGAATGGGAGTCAGCATCCAGTGGGTGTTAATGCCAGGGTGTTAGCAGTCAGAGTGTGTGTCTTCTGTACAGAGGGCCAAGCTTTGCCTCTGATGTTCATTGAGCAGAAGAGTTCTAGGTAACAGTACTCGTGAAAATCAGATATTAGGGCCTGGCAGGATTGTCATCCCACGTGTCACTATGCCTTTCGATGACTGGAGTTCAGGTCCTGGAACTCAATGGTTTGTAGAGAGAGTGGACTTCCTGTGTTGGCCTCTACTCTTCAGATATGTGTCTTAAGTCATTGAATGTTtgaacactcaaacacacactgtTTTGAAATGTAAGGAAAACATCAGAAAAATTGGAAATTGTGTCCTGAAAGCACCAGAATCCTTGCCCAGGTTCCCAAGGGCTCAGGGATATAAGGAAACCAGTTTGGAGAGTGCTGCTTGCTTACTGAATACATTTCCCCAGCCAAGCATGGAGGCAGCAAAGGACAAGGAATAAAAATGGCCTCACAAGTAGACAAAGAACCCAGGAACTCCTTCCTGGTGTCCCATCTCTTCCAATGTACATGCACTTTACTCTCAAGTCTAATGGCCCATCTTGTATCCCCTCAATGGCCTCTACTGAAAGGAACAATATGTTTCATGTTCCTCAAAGTTAAGGGAGCCAGAGCTAACAATAGTTGGCTGAGGCTCTTTCTTTACCTTAaagctgtttctttcttctttctgctgtttGGAAGGAGCCAGGTACACACTGGATAGTCCATGACTGCCCTTTCCATAAGCTTGCCACTGAATCTGCCCAGAAGAGTTGCCCAGTGGCTGCTAGGAAACGGTGCCCATCATGTAAGCAGCAGTTTCATTTGGTCAGTATCTGTGTGAGCTTAGAAAGCCACTAATATTACAGGATATGCATGGGTTTCAGGGTTCACTGTCAGACTAGAAGACTGTGTATCAGGGCAGCAGGGGAGGCCTTTTGAAGGCCTCCCAGTACTATTTCTTACTTTGTCCTTTCTCCTGCATCCTTGGTTTTGGCCCCTAATGCCTAGATTGCCCTGAAGCCCTACAGACTGCCCACTGCCTCCTGGCAGGAGAGGCTTTTCCCTCCAACAGTCTCATCCTGTCATTATGTACCCAAACATCATGAAGAGATGAACTTCAGTAGAGTCTGAAGTCTGTTAAGCAATCTCAGCAACCCTACCCCAGCATCACCATTTGCAAGGAGGTCAAATGTCAGAGCAGTTGCAGTTTGCCCACAGTGAATTGAAATGAGGAGGGCCACCATCCAGAGGCAAGAAAGCTGTAATCCCAAGAGAATGCTCTTTGCAAGAATGACATGGAGGTCTGTCCATCCCTTCCTGAACAGGCCTCACCTCTCCCTGTGCCCTGTGCTGCATGTACACAGCAAAACTGTATGTGCCATGAGAATGTCCTACAAATGGGACAATTGCAGGGAAAGATTCGTGTCTGTGGGAATAGCACCCACTGATTGGACTGGCCCATGAATGTTTGCATTCAAAGGCAAGGTAGTCATGAGGGATGGAGTTGAGAATGATGGGGAACAGGGATGTTagaggggactgggaggagaggagggaggagaagctgcaatcaggatgtaaagtaaaaaaaaataacagtaataataattacaaaaacaCTAAGGTAGTGATCTACACAGGAAGAGAGATGATGTTATATATGGGCTTTACAGGCACACTCCCAGACAGGTTCTCACAATCATACACAGagtacatataataaaataatacaccacaaaataatgacaataaacCAGGATGGAATTTCCATGCAGCTGCCATATGGAATGGTATACActccaatttttatttcttcattttaaaaatgaaactcaaaCTATGTGAACACAGATGTGCTTTTCTAGGACTTCTGGAtgacaaaaaaaaccaaatgatttCCAATTTGAATCTGCAACAATCAATCAAACTGTCATGAGTTTTATGGTATATTGTACCTGTTAACATTTTTTGGTCTCAAAGGAAATAGatacaaacaattttaaatattttggtattttgcaATTACCTCCGAAATGATTAGGTAGTACTTATAAACATAgtgtacaaaaataaattttgtttaaaagatattatcaaaagaaaaagaaagaaaaagaaacagaggtggTGTTGTGGCTCTAGCCATCAACCcgacatccaggaggcagaggcagagagatcactGTGAATTTCTTCCAAGCTGATGCACATTGTAAATTCCAGGATCACCACAGCTGCATGGTAGACaagccctgcctcaaaataccaaacaaacaaacaaacaaacaaaccaaagaaacactCGTGGAGATTGAAGGCGGAATGTCTGTGGTCTCCTATGCCATCTGACTTCCTTTCATGTTTATTAAGCATGTTCCAACTTGCTTTCTCTCTTAGCTTGATATTCACACTTGGTCATGTATCCCTGTGTTGCTATTCACACTTGGTCATGTATACACATGTTGATATTCATACTTGGCCATGTGTCCCCCTGCTGAGGTTCACACCTGGTCATGTATCACTGTGTTGTTATTCTCACTTGATCATGTCTACCCATGTTGCTATTCACACTTGGTCATGTAACCCCATGTTGCTACTTGGTCATCTATACCCATGTTGATATTCACTCTGTATCATATATCTGATAGTCACACTTCATCATGTATCCCTGTGTGTTGATATTCACACTTGATCATATATCTCCATGTTGATATTCTCACTTGGTCATGTATCCCCATGTTGCTATTCACACTTGATCATGTATCTCCTTATTGATATTCACACTGGATCATGTATCTGATAGTCACATTTCATCATGTATCACCGTGTGTTGACATTCACACCTGGTCATATATCTCCATGTTGATATTCTCACTTGGTCATGTATCCCCCTGTTGATAGTTACACTTGGTCATGTGTTCCTGGGTTGATATTCACACTTAGTCATGTATCCTGTGACAGTTCTATAATCAGGGCGTTCCTGTTGGGTTAACTATATGCGACAGGTGAAAGTGGTGGGATTTAGCACATGGTGGATGACATACAGGATGCTATAACATGACCTTATCATGTCCTTTTCAGAAACGTATAGTGTCTGTCCATCCAGGTCAACATTTTCACCTGATTCAGTACGTTACCCTGACAGCAACCAACTCCATTTACATCCCGGTTTCTTAATTTTGTGGACAACAAAACATGAATGGCCATTACAGTCTCAAGGTCTGCACTTAGATTCTGCTTGGCATATTTAGTTCACCCTATCATGTCACATCTCAGGGCACAAGTGTTGAGGATTTTATGTGGGACACATCTCAGTAAGCTTAACCAACATATACCTCACCATAACCAGTGACCTGATTAGTCATTGTAAAAATGATATAACCATTGTCAGGTGTCAAACACAGAGAGGTAATCCAgtacctacatatatacatacatacatacatacatgcatacatacatacatacaaacaaacatatatacatgtacatatatatatatatatatacacatatatacatacatatatgagctttctgttttgttttgtttggtttttgtcaagCTCACTTAACTTGGCATTACAACATGAGATAATACATGGTGTTTGAAATGTCACAattttcctctgctttctgcctgcctgtgtgtgtgtgtgtgtgtgtgtgtgtgtgtatgtgtgtgtgtgtgtgtgtgtgtgtgtgtggtgttctcCAATCTTCAGGATCTCTATGTCCACCCATCAGATCATAGACACTGAGGAACACTCCATTTCAACGTTTATCAAAGTGCCCTGCACACAGGCAACAGGGCCACCTGCACAGAAGGAATAGCATTTGTGGCTGGGACCACTGCTTCTTCACAGTCTCCACCACCATGAGGAAACAGACTAAGCAATCTGCATATTCTCACTCAAACGCCAATGACCCCTGCAGATAGTGGCTAGAGTCTATGTCCTCATCCTCTCTGAATTTGCTTCTCATAAGTGGGCCCAGAGCATCTTCAGTAAACTGCCAGTATTGAGGAGGCTCTGAAACTGAGCATGCTCACTCAAATTTACAATCTAGGCCTGGATCCTGCAGAATGAAGCTGGTCCTGTGACACTCTCCATGTGCTCTGGCTTTTGCTACTTGTATCCTAGGCAACCAACCACACTCCATCCTGTCAGGAAGAGCTTGTTCTCCCAGGTTATTGATTGCACAGTGGTTTTGAATGAGATTAACGACCTACACCTCTGCCACTAACACCTTCCCGTGAATCTCAGGGGGTCATAGGCTGTCACACTTCTGGCACACGAATCTCCAACCTCTCTTGAGACAAAATCAGATGCAGTGGGAAGATGTATTTCTATTTCCAAAGGGATGTGAGAGGTTGGCAAGATCCAGTCCTAGAGGTAAATCAGGTTGCATTGATGAAAGGTATTCTAATGGCATCACCATGACAACAGTGAAGGCATAATTAGAATCCCTCTTTTAGCACCAGCttttaaaggtgcttgctgcagtGTTGAGAGCAGCAGAGCAATGCACCTAAGGTACTGAAAAGTGCTCATGAACATGCTGCCTGCTACTTTCTGAGTGTGAGACTCACACCCTGGTCTTCTCGCACAGGCAGCACCCCTCCAAAGAGTGTAAGGCCAGAAATGGCGCACACTGGGTTGGGGGCTTCACTactcagaaagagaaatggtAGAATGTGAAGGTCAAATGTGACTAATTAAAACTTCAGCTCATGCATGGGAATCCAGGGGGCAGCTAAAGTGTATGCCATAAGGACCTGAGGCCCTGAGCTTAGATTCCCAGCCCTCATTCAAAGCCAAGACTGGAAGGGCACACCCATAATCCTGCTGCTGCTAGGCAGAGAACAGAGGAATCCTGGGACTATTACTCCATCAGAGGAAGCCAAACTGGTGAGTTCCCCAATCTTAGAAAACAGGAACCtgtgggcggtggtggcgcatgcctttaatcccagcacttgggaggcagagacaggcggatttctgagttcgaggccagcctggtctacagagtgagttccaggacagccagagctacacagagaaaccctgtctcgaaaaaacaaaacaaaaaaacaaaacaaaacacaaacaaacaaacaaaaaaaagaaaacacgaACCTATACACACAGGATGGGAAGCaacagaggaacacacacaggaTTAACCTTGGAACTCTATCCACACAAGCTGGCTGCCTACACTGGTACAcacgcatgcaggcacacactcatacaggGCACATAGAATAGTTTAGCTCAACCCCTTGGAAGAGGATTAAGAAATGCAAGTAAAGGGGGTATACATGAGTAGTCAGTAATTATCATCAAGTGAGATTATCATAAGTGCTAAAGTAACTGGGGTTGTGAAGTAGTAACAAGGGCTACTTCATCCAGTAAGAGGATCATTAGTAGGGAAAGCAAAAAGCAAGGGCGAGGGCTCCCAAGCCACTCCAGTGACTGGGACAGAGTTCTTGGCCAAGCTCTTAGTGTCTTATCCACTGTAGGatgaagtttttttttggggggtgggttgTGATAATTAGGCTAGcacctgagcctgagcctgagccaaCATGCCAAAGGTTCCTGCATCCCCAGGACTACAGAGACACAATGGATCATCTTGTTAATTGAAGCGGCTCTCTTGAGTATCCAACAAGGTAGACCTTAGGCCTCATGGTTCCATGACCATCCTACTACACTATCATCTAACTCTGAAACTTTCCTGCCATGTACTCTGAAGAGGGGCAGGTAAGGATGCTGGATGCGGAGGGGACATCAGGAAGACCACAGTTAGCTAAAGTATTAGGTAGGTGAAGATGTTGCAGGAGGAAAACATGGCATTACTTCAGAAAGGGACTGTTGGAAGAAACAAAGATAAGCATTGCTGTTTCAAAAGGAGAATTAGTGAAAAGTGACCAGGCAAACTTAAGTGCAATGGAAATTTAACTCATCACCGTCAGTATCATGGCTCAGACAATGTGTTACAAAACTCACAATGTGTAACACAAATCAGTTGTCGCCAGAAGTAGAGTGGAGATCATGCTCAGTTTCTTTAAGTCTCACAATCTCTCACAGGACCACACTATGACATCCCACTTAACACAGACAGCAGGAGGCAGGCGCTCACAGAAGAGATCCTGCTTTCACAGTTGGAACAGGGGATTCCATGCCATCTGGTACAATTAGAGGACAGCACAtccttgaaagaaagcaaatcaaTTCCATGTCGGGAAATTTAAAATCCACATATGTATAACCTGACAGACCCCTCAGGTCAGAAAGAGATAAGCTGGTGCTTTATACAGAGCATGCATGTCAAGGGACATGTGAGGATGAAGGATGACAAACTGTACAGTCGGTGACATGTCTCACACATGCCTCCTTTACCTAGTACACAAGAAGCTCTGCTTCTCATGGCCAAATGGCCAGGGAGAAGGGTGATCCCACTAGGATGCCTTCACCCACACAGTTATCAAGACATCAAATAATGGCTGGCAGGAatgtttctctgcctcctccagctccctctctcattcatattcatatatcatatatatgatatatgatatatatatctcacTATAGTGTGTGCTGCTCCTGAGCTATGGTGAGCAGCTGCCCCTGGATTTCAATTCAGTCCACTCAGAAGCAACAGAATGAGTGTGGAGGGGAAGAGCATGTTCCCTTTAAGCACACATGGCTTTCAGGTTCCCACTGCAGAATGGTTGCCATGCAGCAAACTGGAGCAATGGCCAAGTCTACAGTTGACCAAGCCCAACCCGAGCACCCACCCCTCTCATGTGGCACACAGGCAAGTAAGATGCTGTCCCTTTTGCCAATTCACCTAGGGGTGAATTTCTGCACTCCCAGCTGATCTTCTGAATGATCAGGGACTTTACCAGCTACTAAAAAACcccaatgaaaacaacaaaaaagcacacacacatcaccaatATGACCACTGATAGACTCGTTTAGAGCACTTTCCACTGCTGGACATTGACCACTAAGGGAACACTTGAGGGATGAGTGCATAGCCACCTGCAGCTTCTAGTCAATAATATGTGTATATCCAGGCCATGATTATACATGGTGCCATTATGGAAAAAGATGGGGCTTGTAAGTCCCTGCAAACATTCACCATGTCTCACCAAATTTCTGAGAACATAATGATGTCCTCCAAACCTTTCTCCAGTGCAATCCTTACCTACTCCCTAGACTGCCGAGCCTGTTCCCAGCAGGCTACTGGAACTGCTAATCTCTGCATCGTCCTCTACATGAAACTACGGCCTTCCTGACCTGCCCCAGTGTCTTTAGTTCTATTAGTGACATGAAGTACcagagaggaggagtgggaggagggatgACACACAGTTCTGCCATCCCAAGTCACCTTCTGCTACAACCATAATTGAGTGAACACATGGGAAATTTCTCCAGAGACCCACCATTTGGTGTGGCTAAGGAGGACaacttctcttcttccatgtAGGTTCACACTCCTGGAAGTTTTACCCACCACAGGACATTGGGTTGCAGCTTTAAGCCTGCATTCCCTGGCTTCAGTTTCTGGAAGGTTCAAGTGACTGTCTCCTACCGAGCACATACATCCCAACATATGTAGTAACCCTTCTTGTGGGGGCACTCAATAAACTGACATCAAGAAGACATGTGGATGTATGCcttctatatatacacatatatatgcatatatatatacatatggtgTTGATTCTTTATAACAAGAAGCTGGAGGGAATGATGAGCTATAAGAAAAATCAGTGAAAACTCTCAGTGTATGAATCACATCACACACATTTGGGGATCACTAATACCCAGTTTTCTTCTGTATAGGCTAAAACACAGCACCACAACCAAAAAGGCATATTTAAAGACAGGCAGGATAGTTGAGACCTTCCCAAGGACAATTCCCATCATAGCGCAAGTGTTGGGACTCATCCAGTGGCAGTGGACTGCCTTGACCTCAGAGGAGACCAAGCCACCAAGATGGTAATGCAGCACCTTCTAAATGTGTTTTCACATCTAtcctctggggggtgggggggggcagcaCCATGGCCTTCTTACATCCTCTACTTGAGCATCCTCTGGAACATCTTCAGGCTTTCCTGCTGTCTCTCCAGCTGGCACATGTCCTCTGGCTCCTGCTGCTGCCGAGGCCCCTCTGGCAAAGAGCTGGGTCTGTTGGCTCCCAGGCTGAGGGTGAGGCCATTGAGGCCCTGCACTAGCGTTTCCCAGGAGGGAGGGTTCGGGGCTGCATTCCTCTGCCCACTCATCCCAGAAATATTCTGCACGTGGCCCTGGCATAAAAGCTGATTCTGAGCTTTGTCGCCTGAGGGAAAGCCTCTGACATCCCTTTCAAGCAGGTAAGGTGCCATGTGATCCCGGTGCCAGCGTCTCGAATGCCTCAGGA contains:
- the LOC117694004 gene encoding protein FAM156A/FAM156B-like; the protein is MDPLQKWDPMSISAPSRIATVMNSQEASAAPQPSSSEKLNMGLSILSVSPSPSSGAPAPLSEGLFHQQAREKKALWQQYWEKQGIPQRKKVFLRHSRRWHRDHMAPYLLERDVRGFPSGDKAQNQLLCQGHVQNISGMSGQRNAAPNPPSWETLVQGLNGLTLSLGANRPSSLPEGPRQQQEPEDMCQLERQQESLKMFQRMLK